One Williamsia phyllosphaerae DNA segment encodes these proteins:
- a CDS encoding phosphatidylserine decarboxylase family protein has product MTVDKSHSDSRRQGGWLPAEQDDLEQWLRGHREKAESTDGRVVHPVIVEFQELIDADPVVRMYLEKMIEQVPTGRTYRDRHVQDLPQLLRLIDEVLTVAPEYGPNSVVTPLGAILDWSMGTAAGHSAFRDPRVNAMLKKILTAWCEFLSSPGSRYVLDDSPSGWLCQEARDKIGFDEFEHNPDDEHAGFSSWNDFFTRTFTPGARPVAAPDDDSVIVSACESTPYRISTDVSLRESFWVKGQPYSLADLLDNDPSVDAFDGGTVYQAFLSAFNYHRWHSPVAGTIVSTRLVDGTYFSEADGQGDALQPTHSQSYLAHVSARAIIVIDADNPVIGRMAFVAIGMSEVSSCLISDDVRPGAHIGKGDELGYFQFGGSTHCLVFRPGAINEFALQSVPQTNDPHAPLVRVNSHLATAAPRQQLS; this is encoded by the coding sequence ATGACCGTAGACAAGTCGCATTCCGATTCCCGCCGCCAGGGTGGCTGGCTCCCCGCTGAGCAGGACGACCTCGAGCAGTGGTTGCGGGGGCACCGCGAGAAGGCCGAGTCGACCGATGGCCGCGTGGTACACCCGGTCATCGTCGAGTTTCAGGAGCTGATCGACGCGGACCCGGTGGTCCGTATGTACCTGGAGAAGATGATCGAGCAGGTCCCGACGGGCAGGACCTACCGCGACCGACACGTACAGGATCTCCCCCAGTTGTTGCGTCTGATCGACGAGGTCCTCACCGTCGCACCTGAATACGGTCCCAACTCCGTCGTCACACCTCTCGGCGCGATTCTCGATTGGTCGATGGGAACCGCCGCGGGGCATTCCGCGTTCCGCGACCCCCGCGTGAACGCCATGCTGAAGAAGATCTTGACGGCCTGGTGCGAGTTCCTGAGCAGCCCCGGTTCGCGGTACGTCCTCGACGACTCTCCCTCGGGCTGGCTCTGTCAGGAGGCGCGCGACAAGATCGGGTTCGATGAGTTCGAACACAACCCCGATGACGAGCATGCGGGTTTCTCGTCATGGAACGATTTCTTCACCCGGACCTTCACGCCCGGAGCGCGTCCCGTCGCCGCCCCCGACGACGACTCCGTCATCGTCAGTGCGTGTGAGTCCACGCCCTACCGCATCAGTACCGATGTCTCACTGCGTGAATCGTTCTGGGTCAAGGGGCAGCCGTACTCGCTCGCCGATCTGCTCGACAACGACCCGTCGGTGGACGCGTTCGACGGCGGGACCGTGTACCAGGCGTTCCTCAGTGCTTTCAACTACCACCGCTGGCACAGCCCGGTCGCGGGCACCATCGTGAGCACACGACTCGTCGACGGCACCTACTTCTCCGAAGCCGACGGCCAAGGCGACGCGTTGCAGCCGACCCACTCCCAGTCGTACCTCGCGCACGTCTCGGCGCGGGCGATCATCGTCATCGACGCCGACAACCCGGTGATCGGGCGGATGGCGTTCGTGGCCATCGGGATGTCGGAGGTGTCCTCGTGTCTGATCTCCGACGACGTCCGCCCCGGGGCACACATCGGAAAGGGCGACGAGCTGGGCTACTTCCAGTTCGGCGGGTCGACACACTGCCTCGTTTTCCGGCCGGGCGCTATCAACGAGTTCGCCCTGCAGTCCGTCCCGCAGACCAACGACCCGCACGCTCCGCTGGTCCGTGTGAACTCCCACCTCGCCACCGCCGCACCCCGCCAACAGCTGTCCTGA
- a CDS encoding LysR family transcriptional regulator: MALSSRMPDLTAFEVLTAVAAGGSLTAAAHQLNLTQQAVSARIRSMEAQTGVQMVIRTSRGSTLTPAGRVVAEWADGLLDTAHRLDSGLASLRTDARAHLRVAASLTIAEQLLPRWLMSQRAESIRLGVAPPEVTLVASNSEQAIAAVRDGDVDLGFVESPGTPKGVRSRIVDHDELVVVVARAHPWAKRTRPVTAEELSTTSLVTRETGSGTRDFLSYAMRLALGPTHPQAAPAMEMTTASGVRSAVLANAGPAVLSRLSVADDLTLGRLVAVATDGIGLRRDLRAVWMGGRTPPAGAIRDLVAHVAASRS; the protein is encoded by the coding sequence GTGGCCCTGAGTTCACGCATGCCGGATCTGACCGCCTTCGAGGTTCTCACTGCTGTCGCTGCCGGAGGCAGTCTCACCGCTGCTGCACATCAGCTGAATCTGACACAGCAGGCCGTCTCTGCTCGCATCCGCTCGATGGAGGCGCAGACAGGAGTCCAGATGGTCATTCGAACCAGCCGTGGTTCCACCCTCACCCCCGCCGGTCGCGTCGTGGCGGAGTGGGCCGACGGACTTCTCGACACCGCTCACCGCCTCGACTCCGGGTTGGCCTCGCTCCGCACGGACGCACGCGCGCACCTTCGGGTCGCGGCGAGCCTGACGATCGCCGAACAGCTCCTACCTCGGTGGTTGATGTCGCAGCGAGCCGAGTCGATCCGGCTCGGCGTTGCGCCCCCGGAGGTGACGCTGGTGGCATCCAACAGCGAGCAGGCGATCGCCGCCGTACGCGACGGAGACGTAGATCTCGGCTTCGTCGAGAGCCCGGGAACACCGAAGGGAGTGCGCAGCCGCATCGTCGACCACGACGAACTCGTCGTCGTCGTCGCGCGGGCGCACCCGTGGGCGAAGCGAACGCGTCCGGTGACGGCCGAGGAGTTGAGCACGACGTCCCTGGTCACCCGCGAAACAGGCTCGGGGACACGCGACTTTCTGTCCTACGCCATGCGTCTGGCGCTCGGTCCCACCCATCCGCAGGCTGCGCCCGCGATGGAGATGACCACTGCCTCGGGCGTCCGATCCGCTGTCTTGGCAAACGCCGGCCCGGCAGTTCTGAGTCGCCTGTCGGTGGCCGACGACCTCACACTCGGTCGGCTCGTGGCCGTCGCCACCGACGGCATCGGTCTCCGCCGTGACCTGAGAGCCGTGTGGATGGGCGGCCGGACTCCCCCTGCCGGGGCGATCCGGGATCTCGTCGCGCACGTGGCGGCGTCACGAAGCTGA
- the crcB gene encoding fluoride efflux transporter CrcB: MTLMLTIIAGAIGAVCRFVVDAEVKSRWKSTVPWATIAINVSGSFFLGGLAGAALFHGAAPGWQTVLGTGFCGGYTTFSTASFESVRLIQQRAHLAAAVNILGTLGASVAACALGLLLTSAL; encoded by the coding sequence ATGACACTGATGCTGACGATCATCGCAGGGGCGATCGGCGCGGTGTGCCGGTTCGTGGTCGATGCAGAGGTCAAATCCCGATGGAAGAGCACTGTCCCGTGGGCGACCATCGCGATCAACGTCTCGGGTTCCTTTTTCCTCGGGGGTCTGGCCGGCGCAGCGCTCTTCCACGGTGCAGCACCCGGGTGGCAAACGGTCCTCGGGACGGGATTCTGCGGCGGTTACACCACTTTCAGCACAGCGAGCTTCGAAAGCGTCCGACTCATCCAGCAGCGGGCGCATCTTGCTGCGGCCGTCAACATCCTCGGCACACTCGGAGCGTCGGTTGCCGCATGCGCTCTGGGACTCCTCCTGACCTCCGCACTCTGA
- a CDS encoding fluoride efflux transporter FluC produces the protein MRSGDRRRDLDKLPIDPDSGGRAGVPFHLHPEALGLVLLGGAAGTAARYGIELLLPHDGTGWPTGTFVINLAGAAVLGGLLEALARLGPDSGWRRRTRVLVGTGVCGAFTTYSTLALEASLLVRDGAAGLAAGYAAASVVGGIIAAWVGITAAASLRRTADGDR, from the coding sequence ATGCGTTCCGGTGACAGGCGACGAGACCTCGACAAGCTGCCGATCGACCCCGACTCCGGCGGTCGCGCGGGAGTCCCGTTCCACTTGCATCCGGAAGCGCTCGGCCTGGTTCTACTCGGGGGAGCAGCGGGAACAGCGGCACGGTACGGCATCGAACTCTTGCTGCCCCACGATGGCACCGGGTGGCCGACCGGCACATTCGTGATCAACCTCGCCGGAGCGGCCGTTCTGGGCGGGCTCCTCGAGGCGCTCGCCCGTCTGGGTCCCGACTCTGGATGGCGCCGCCGAACCAGGGTGCTCGTGGGCACCGGCGTATGCGGCGCATTCACCACTTACAGCACCCTGGCTCTCGAGGCGTCACTCCTCGTCCGCGATGGTGCAGCGGGATTGGCAGCCGGATATGCCGCGGCGAGTGTGGTCGGTGGCATCATCGCCGCCTGGGTCGGCATCACCGCAGCCGCGTCTCTGCGACGTACAGCGGATGGCGACCGATGA
- a CDS encoding sulfite oxidase — MWNKRADTRVHEVDPYNAEPSPAALAAESLTADDTFYSRNHGPIPDIDPAQWRLTVSNGRGATRTFSLDEIRRDFDEISTVATLQCAGNRRAGLIAVRDIPGEDPWTQCATSTARWSGVALADLLRACDVADNSTDHVEFIGPDVSDLATPPQRYGSSIELSKAMSPGTMLAWAMNGQPLPRLHGGPMRVVVPGYIGARSVKWVDSITVRESPSDNWFQRVAYRVLPVDADPDTAGPGDGISLSSVALNCDFLYPDPATPIDAAEVLVGGYAFAGDERGISRVQVSTDQGATWMEADLAQPQGPWAWRRWSAVVPLDAPAVELCARAWDDAAATQPASAAELWNPKGYVNNSWGRLTLHRDRGQTTT, encoded by the coding sequence ATGTGGAACAAACGAGCCGACACCCGTGTACACGAGGTCGATCCCTACAACGCCGAACCGTCACCGGCCGCGCTGGCCGCGGAGTCGCTGACGGCCGACGACACGTTTTACAGCCGCAATCACGGCCCCATCCCGGACATCGATCCAGCGCAGTGGCGACTGACCGTGTCGAACGGTCGCGGAGCGACCCGCACCTTCTCTTTGGACGAGATCCGACGCGACTTCGACGAGATCTCGACTGTCGCGACGTTGCAGTGCGCGGGTAACCGCCGAGCCGGGCTCATCGCGGTGCGCGACATCCCCGGCGAGGATCCGTGGACGCAGTGCGCGACATCGACCGCGCGGTGGAGCGGCGTGGCCCTCGCCGACCTACTCCGCGCCTGCGATGTCGCCGACAACAGCACAGATCACGTTGAATTCATCGGTCCCGATGTCTCCGATCTGGCAACACCACCGCAGCGGTACGGCAGCTCGATCGAGCTGAGCAAGGCGATGTCGCCGGGGACCATGCTCGCCTGGGCAATGAACGGGCAACCCCTCCCACGGCTGCACGGCGGTCCGATGCGCGTGGTCGTACCCGGCTACATCGGCGCCCGCTCGGTCAAGTGGGTCGACAGCATCACAGTACGAGAAAGCCCATCGGACAACTGGTTTCAACGAGTCGCCTACCGGGTGCTGCCCGTCGACGCCGACCCCGACACAGCCGGACCCGGCGACGGCATCTCACTGTCGTCAGTTGCCCTCAACTGCGACTTCCTCTACCCAGACCCGGCCACACCGATCGACGCCGCCGAGGTCCTGGTAGGCGGGTACGCCTTCGCCGGAGACGAACGGGGCATCTCGCGGGTACAGGTGTCGACCGACCAGGGGGCGACGTGGATGGAAGCGGACTTGGCCCAGCCGCAGGGACCCTGGGCATGGCGCCGCTGGTCGGCAGTCGTCCCCCTCGACGCTCCCGCCGTGGAGTTGTGTGCCCGCGCCTGGGACGACGCGGCCGCGACACAGCCCGCCTCGGCCGCCGAGCTGTGGAACCCGAAGGGCTACGTGAACAACTCCTGGGGGCGACTCACACTGCACCGAGACCGAGGCCAGACCACAACGTGA
- a CDS encoding multicopper oxidase family protein gives MNTSNIITRPVSRRTFLGAATMGLTAAAAAACGTRAVSPVDAHRVNKSAIDAAEARRPHTGRTVSYTLDPRRTDIDLGGPVVNTYAYGDTIPGSVIRANVGDELSITTRNALTDATSVHWHGIALRNDMDGAAPATPDIAAGDAFTYRFSVPDSGTYWAHPHVGLQSDFGLYAPIIIDDPREPHDHDTEWIVVLDDWTDGVGNSPRDILTSLQKGGMSMGGMSGGSTSGVGTSALLGGDAGDVAYPLYLVNGRIANAPTTFTAAPGQRIRIRIINAGADTAFRVALGGHRMTVTHTDGFPVTPTDVDALLIGMSERYDVLVTVKDGVFPLVASPEGKTGTARALLRTGAGATPAVNVRPAELDGFVGTVDTFVATDDVTLPTGREDAALQAILAGTMSKYQWTINGRVYEQMEPIMITQGQRASLTFTNTTTMWHPMHLHGHTFQVRRPDGTPGPRKDTVAVRPGERVVVDLVADNPGQWMLHCHNAYHQDAGMMTRLDYRI, from the coding sequence ATGAACACCTCGAACATCATCACGCGTCCGGTCAGTCGGCGAACCTTTCTGGGAGCTGCGACCATGGGCCTCACCGCCGCCGCCGCCGCCGCGTGCGGCACGCGTGCGGTCAGTCCGGTCGACGCACACCGGGTCAACAAGAGTGCGATCGATGCCGCCGAGGCCCGACGACCGCACACCGGACGGACGGTCTCGTACACCCTCGATCCGCGGCGAACCGACATCGATCTCGGCGGCCCGGTTGTGAACACCTACGCATACGGCGACACCATTCCGGGCTCGGTCATCCGCGCCAACGTCGGCGACGAATTGTCGATCACCACGCGCAACGCGCTGACCGACGCGACATCGGTGCACTGGCACGGAATCGCATTGCGCAATGACATGGACGGAGCGGCACCGGCGACTCCGGACATCGCCGCAGGCGACGCCTTCACCTACCGCTTCTCGGTACCGGACTCCGGAACATATTGGGCGCATCCGCACGTCGGATTGCAGAGTGACTTCGGCCTCTACGCTCCGATCATCATCGACGACCCTCGTGAGCCGCACGATCACGACACGGAATGGATCGTGGTTCTCGACGACTGGACCGACGGTGTCGGGAACAGTCCCCGAGACATCCTCACGTCGCTTCAGAAGGGCGGCATGTCCATGGGCGGCATGTCGGGAGGCTCGACGAGTGGGGTCGGCACGAGCGCTCTCCTCGGTGGCGACGCCGGAGACGTCGCCTACCCGCTCTACCTGGTCAACGGGCGAATCGCCAACGCGCCGACGACATTCACTGCTGCGCCGGGACAACGAATTCGTATCCGCATCATCAACGCCGGTGCGGACACCGCCTTCCGTGTCGCACTGGGTGGGCACCGGATGACCGTGACCCACACCGACGGTTTCCCGGTGACACCGACTGACGTCGACGCGCTCCTGATCGGGATGTCCGAACGCTACGACGTGCTCGTCACGGTGAAAGACGGGGTATTCCCTCTGGTGGCGTCTCCAGAGGGGAAGACCGGCACCGCTCGCGCGCTGCTGCGCACCGGCGCGGGGGCCACACCCGCGGTGAACGTTCGTCCTGCCGAGTTGGACGGATTCGTCGGTACCGTCGACACCTTCGTCGCCACCGACGACGTCACATTGCCCACCGGCCGCGAGGACGCCGCACTGCAAGCGATACTCGCGGGCACCATGAGCAAGTACCAGTGGACCATCAACGGGCGGGTCTACGAGCAGATGGAACCCATCATGATCACCCAGGGCCAACGGGCCAGCCTCACTTTCACCAACACCACGACGATGTGGCACCCGATGCATCTGCACGGCCACACATTTCAGGTTCGACGACCCGACGGCACCCCTGGCCCGCGCAAGGACACCGTAGCCGTACGTCCGGGCGAACGCGTCGTCGTCGATCTCGTCGCCGACAACCCTGGACAGTGGATGCTGCACTGCCACAATGCTTATCACCAGGACGCCGGAATGATGACCCGCCTTGACTACCGAATCTGA
- a CDS encoding permease — protein sequence MNAMEHALRLTGSMTWEILWALVLGFFLSAVVQAVVRRGTVVRLLGDDSPRSLATATGFGIASSSCSYAAVALARSLFRKGANFTAAMTFQIASTNMVIELGVILLLLMGWQFTAAEFIGGPVIIVIVALLFRRLLTTKLIRDAAEQADKGLSGSMEGHAAMDMSVRRKGGFLRRLASREAATSVSHVFVMEWAAIWKDLVIGLLIAGAVGAWVPDSFWQGLFLEGHPVLAAIWGPLIGPIVAVISFVCSVGNVPLAVVLWTGGISFGGVIAFVFADLLILPILNIYRKYYGWRMTMMIAGTFYVAMVVAGYVVELLFTPTGLAPSRADAHLPDAGISWNYTTWLNIVAVILAVGLVVRFFRSGGRGMLSMMGGAPSMEGSQHGH from the coding sequence ATGAACGCCATGGAACATGCTCTACGCCTGACCGGCTCGATGACCTGGGAGATCCTCTGGGCGCTGGTTCTGGGATTCTTCCTCTCGGCCGTCGTGCAGGCGGTCGTCCGCCGCGGAACCGTGGTGCGGCTCCTCGGCGACGACAGCCCTCGATCCCTCGCCACCGCGACCGGTTTCGGCATCGCATCGTCGTCCTGTTCGTACGCAGCGGTGGCACTTGCGCGCTCACTCTTCCGCAAGGGGGCGAATTTCACCGCCGCCATGACCTTTCAGATCGCGTCGACCAACATGGTGATCGAGCTCGGGGTGATCCTGCTCCTGTTGATGGGGTGGCAATTCACGGCGGCCGAATTCATCGGCGGGCCGGTGATCATCGTCATCGTCGCATTGCTGTTCCGCAGGCTCCTGACGACGAAGCTGATCCGAGATGCGGCGGAGCAGGCCGACAAGGGCCTGTCCGGCTCGATGGAAGGCCATGCGGCCATGGACATGTCGGTACGGCGCAAGGGCGGGTTCCTACGCCGGTTGGCGTCGCGCGAGGCCGCGACCTCGGTCAGTCACGTGTTCGTGATGGAATGGGCAGCCATCTGGAAAGACCTGGTGATCGGACTCCTCATCGCCGGCGCAGTCGGAGCCTGGGTCCCCGACAGCTTCTGGCAGGGATTGTTCCTGGAAGGACACCCCGTGCTCGCAGCGATCTGGGGACCCTTGATCGGTCCCATCGTCGCGGTGATCAGCTTTGTCTGCTCGGTCGGCAATGTGCCACTCGCCGTGGTTCTGTGGACGGGTGGGATCAGCTTCGGTGGGGTGATCGCGTTCGTCTTCGCCGATTTGCTGATCCTGCCCATCCTCAACATCTATCGGAAGTACTACGGCTGGCGCATGACCATGATGATCGCGGGGACCTTCTACGTCGCCATGGTCGTCGCGGGATACGTGGTCGAACTCCTCTTCACGCCGACGGGACTGGCGCCGAGTCGTGCCGACGCCCATCTCCCCGACGCCGGGATCAGCTGGAACTACACCACATGGCTGAACATCGTCGCCGTCATCCTCGCCGTCGGCCTCGTCGTGAGATTCTTCCGCAGTGGCGGGCGTGGGATGTTGTCGATGATGGGCGGCGCTCCGAGTATGGAAGGCTCCCAGCATGGCCATTGA
- a CDS encoding chloride channel protein: protein MTDRERIPTPLLKKRLPSGRGAMLQPNATGDGEAQLTARFWALVIVTGIVTGFFGVLLMLILFTVEHAAFGVSSDGQGFSAAVAAADGWRRVTPLLIGGVIAGVGWFLLRRFTPGRKSEADEVLWTGEGRLSFRRSLGTSVLSEIVIGLGASLGREAAPKLMGAVSGSVAAEWAGMSAAQQRLLVACGGGAGLAAVYNVPLGGALFAAEVLMGAVALPLVLPALACAATATAVAWVYLPEHATYLDIPEYRFDLRLLVWAAVLGPIVGIVAAGYIRVIGWISHHQARGRWVLIAPLIAFAVLAGVAVAFPQLYGNGKGMAHDAFLGVGSIGLLVALAVLKPLVTALCLGAGASGGLFTPVMSTGAVLGAALGIAWSQVWPGSPIGAYALIGAAAMIGAGMQAPLAALVLVLELTHSGFGLMVPMMVATVIATAITRWIDGYSIYTARLSSA from the coding sequence TTGACCGACCGCGAGCGCATCCCCACCCCACTGCTGAAGAAGCGCCTTCCGTCTGGCCGCGGCGCGATGTTGCAACCCAACGCGACAGGTGACGGCGAGGCGCAACTCACCGCGAGGTTCTGGGCACTGGTCATCGTGACCGGAATCGTCACCGGCTTCTTCGGTGTTCTGCTCATGCTCATCCTGTTCACCGTCGAGCATGCCGCGTTCGGGGTGAGCAGTGACGGTCAGGGGTTCTCGGCCGCGGTCGCCGCCGCCGACGGGTGGCGCCGCGTGACCCCGTTGCTGATCGGTGGCGTGATCGCCGGCGTCGGGTGGTTCCTGTTACGGCGCTTCACCCCCGGCCGGAAATCCGAGGCCGACGAGGTCCTGTGGACCGGCGAGGGCCGCCTGTCGTTCCGACGGAGTCTCGGTACGTCTGTGTTGTCGGAGATCGTGATCGGTCTCGGTGCGTCGCTCGGGCGCGAGGCCGCGCCGAAGTTGATGGGCGCGGTGTCGGGCAGCGTCGCGGCGGAGTGGGCCGGGATGTCGGCGGCGCAGCAGCGGCTGCTCGTCGCGTGTGGCGGCGGTGCCGGGCTGGCGGCGGTGTACAACGTGCCGCTCGGCGGTGCCCTGTTCGCCGCCGAGGTGCTGATGGGCGCGGTGGCGCTGCCACTGGTGTTGCCGGCCCTGGCGTGCGCCGCGACCGCAACGGCCGTGGCCTGGGTGTACCTCCCCGAACACGCCACGTACCTCGACATCCCCGAGTACCGGTTCGACCTCCGACTGCTGGTGTGGGCCGCAGTCCTCGGGCCGATCGTCGGGATCGTCGCTGCCGGATACATACGCGTCATCGGATGGATCTCGCACCATCAGGCGCGGGGCCGCTGGGTTCTCATCGCGCCCCTGATCGCGTTCGCCGTGCTCGCCGGTGTCGCTGTGGCCTTTCCACAGCTGTACGGCAATGGCAAAGGAATGGCCCACGACGCGTTTTTGGGCGTGGGCAGCATCGGGTTGTTGGTAGCGCTGGCGGTGCTCAAACCCCTCGTCACCGCACTCTGCCTGGGTGCAGGGGCGTCCGGCGGTCTCTTCACCCCGGTGATGAGCACCGGCGCGGTCCTCGGCGCCGCGCTCGGCATCGCATGGAGCCAGGTATGGCCGGGGAGTCCCATCGGGGCCTATGCGCTCATCGGTGCGGCCGCCATGATCGGCGCCGGGATGCAGGCCCCGCTCGCGGCACTCGTGTTGGTGCTCGAACTCACCCATAGCGGTTTCGGGTTGATGGTGCCGATGATGGTCGCCACCGTCATCGCCACCGCCATCACCCGGTGGATCGACGGCTACTCGATCTACACCGCTCGGCTGTCCTCGGCCTGA
- a CDS encoding TDT family transporter, which yields MSTTVNLTSSTVARSADRSESHRRAPVVFGHLGRPGQMLEHITPNWYASVMGTGIVANAAATLPLQFTGLHTFATVVWLIASTALVALTVAFAAHWTLHRGHARAHAAHPVMSQFYGAPPMAMLTVGAGAITLGPALIGSSAAVWIDAVLWTAGTLTGLATSLWIPYRMITAHDHDTAMALPAWLMPIVPPMVSASTGALLLDHVAAGQSRLALIAACYAMFGLSLFLGMITMTMIYSRLVHGGMPAVQAAPTVWITLGMIGQSITATNLLGTHAATVFVGKQAVIATGLHIFGIAYGFAMGGFGILMFALATMLTIHAARRGLSFSLTWWSFTFPVGTCVTGATALGTAAGISVIHAMAVGLYVVLLTAWATVATHTLRGTISGKVFLPA from the coding sequence ATGTCCACCACCGTGAACCTCACCTCGTCAACCGTCGCGCGCTCGGCGGACCGGTCGGAGTCGCATCGTCGCGCTCCGGTCGTGTTCGGGCACCTGGGTCGCCCCGGCCAGATGCTCGAGCACATCACCCCCAACTGGTACGCCTCGGTGATGGGAACGGGCATCGTCGCGAACGCGGCCGCCACCCTGCCCCTGCAGTTCACTGGCCTGCACACCTTCGCGACCGTGGTGTGGCTCATCGCGTCGACCGCGTTGGTCGCGCTGACCGTCGCCTTCGCTGCGCACTGGACGCTGCACCGCGGCCACGCCCGTGCCCACGCCGCACACCCGGTGATGTCGCAGTTCTACGGTGCACCGCCGATGGCGATGCTCACCGTGGGCGCCGGCGCGATCACGTTGGGACCTGCGCTCATCGGCTCGAGCGCCGCGGTGTGGATCGACGCAGTCCTGTGGACCGCGGGAACACTGACCGGTCTGGCCACCAGTCTGTGGATTCCGTACCGGATGATCACCGCTCACGATCACGACACCGCCATGGCGTTACCCGCGTGGTTGATGCCCATCGTGCCTCCGATGGTGTCTGCGTCGACCGGCGCACTGTTGCTCGATCACGTCGCGGCCGGGCAGTCGCGGCTCGCGCTCATCGCCGCCTGCTATGCCATGTTCGGACTGAGCCTGTTCCTCGGGATGATCACCATGACGATGATCTACTCGCGCCTGGTCCACGGCGGCATGCCCGCCGTGCAGGCCGCACCCACTGTGTGGATCACCCTGGGCATGATCGGCCAGTCCATCACCGCCACGAACCTGCTCGGCACCCACGCCGCGACGGTGTTCGTCGGCAAGCAGGCCGTCATCGCGACCGGACTCCACATCTTCGGCATCGCATACGGCTTCGCGATGGGCGGATTCGGCATCCTGATGTTCGCCCTCGCCACCATGCTGACCATCCACGCCGCACGGCGCGGGCTGAGCTTCTCACTCACCTGGTGGAGCTTCACCTTCCCGGTGGGAACCTGTGTCACCGGTGCCACCGCGCTGGGCACCGCAGCCGGCATCTCGGTCATCCACGCGATGGCCGTCGGCCTCTACGTCGTGCTGCTGACCGCCTGGGCCACGGTCGCCACCCACACCCTTCGCGGCACGATCAGCGGCAAGGTCTTCCTCCCCGCCTGA
- a CDS encoding DUF302 domain-containing protein: MTATVATASIVLLAACSTSSTNTATSSTAATSASTSANTTARDAAPQESGLIVYVSRHSFSDTVSALRQRISDKGTVTATVDFAALASKIGKQLRPTTVVIGGNPSAVAPVVAADQRTAIDLPQKYLVWQAAGGTVFVAYNSADYIAQRAGLAVSSGQLDALRTGSAAITSAATGSTSAAAGGSVTSTSVPYLVEKVSNASVTESIARYAAAFTAKQLPTVATVDLAAAGQSVGVALRPTMTILVGNPTVSTALLSQQQTMGIDLPVRYSAWQDADGVVHVAHPDYRGLAARHSIPSTSPVLAMVDTATSTFTSAAAGTGN; encoded by the coding sequence ATGACCGCAACGGTCGCCACCGCGTCCATTGTTCTTCTCGCCGCCTGCTCGACCTCATCGACGAACACGGCCACGTCGTCGACGGCGGCGACATCCGCGTCGACATCGGCCAACACCACCGCGCGCGACGCGGCCCCCCAGGAATCGGGACTCATCGTCTACGTCAGCAGACATTCCTTCAGTGACACGGTCAGCGCGCTGCGGCAGCGCATCTCAGACAAGGGAACCGTCACCGCCACGGTCGACTTCGCAGCGTTGGCGAGCAAGATCGGCAAGCAACTGCGGCCGACGACAGTCGTGATCGGAGGAAATCCAAGCGCGGTCGCCCCGGTGGTGGCGGCCGATCAACGGACGGCGATCGATCTGCCGCAGAAGTACCTCGTCTGGCAGGCAGCGGGTGGCACGGTGTTCGTCGCCTACAATTCGGCCGATTACATCGCGCAACGCGCCGGGCTGGCGGTCAGCTCGGGACAACTCGACGCACTGCGGACCGGATCGGCGGCCATCACCTCCGCGGCAACGGGCTCGACATCGGCCGCGGCGGGCGGCAGCGTCACATCGACGTCGGTTCCGTATCTGGTCGAGAAGGTAAGCAACGCGTCGGTCACGGAGTCGATCGCGCGATACGCCGCCGCGTTCACAGCCAAGCAACTGCCCACGGTTGCCACCGTGGATCTCGCAGCGGCGGGGCAGAGCGTGGGGGTCGCGCTGCGGCCCACGATGACGATCCTCGTCGGAAATCCCACTGTGTCGACCGCGCTGCTGTCGCAGCAGCAGACCATGGGGATCGATCTCCCCGTCCGCTACTCGGCCTGGCAGGACGCCGACGGCGTGGTCCATGTCGCGCACCCGGACTACCGCGGCCTGGCCGCTCGTCACTCCATACCGTCGACGAGCCCCGTGCTCGCCATGGTCGACACCGCCACGTCGACCTTCACGAGTGCGGCAGCCGGAACGGGAAACTGA